In Sulfitobacter sp. LCG007, the sequence GCTGACGCCGATCCTGCTGGGCGCTCTTGTCGGTGCGCCCGCCTATCTCAACGGATACGCAGCCGTGCCGCTAGTGGATGCACTTCTTGCCCAGGGCATGGCGCCGGGTGCGGCCATGTCCTTCGTCATCGCCGGCGGCGTAAGCTGCATTCCCGCCGCGGTCGCCGTCTGGGCGCTGGTAAAACCCCGTGTCTTCGCCGCCTATCTCGGATTTGCCCTTCTGGGCAGCGTGCTCGCCGGCATGGCCTGGCAGGCGGTGGCCTGAGGCGCACGGCACACGGACCGGCAAGCCCCTTCGCCCGTTGAACCTGCCCGGCGCTTCGCGTAGCAAGAGTTGATGGGGCCAAGGGCTAGCGGGGATCGTCCATGTATCGTGTCTGGAATTTTCTGACGAACTATTCGCTGCTGCTGATCTTCGGCGCGCTTGTGGCCCTGGTCTGGGCGAATATCGACGCCGAGAGCTATCATCACGTCGTCGAGTTCGTGATCTGGGACCACGCTCCGATCGGGCACCTGCACGACGGGCACCGGACGCTGACCGCGCATTACCTCGTCAACGATCTGCTGATGGCCTTCTTCTTCGCCATCGCGGCCAAAGAGGTCTGGGAGGCGGTCATCCTCAAGGAGGGATCGTTGCGCGGGAAGAAGGCCGCGACGCCCCTTATCGCAACAGCCGGTGGCATGTTCGGCCCGATCGCCGTCTATCTTGGCCTCGCCATGGTGTTGGGCTCGGAGACCTACAGCGCCGTCGCCAACGGCTGGGCGATCCCCACCGCAACCGACATCGCCTTTTCCTATCTTGTCGGACGCATTGTCTTCGGCGCCGGACACCCCGCCGTGCGCTTCCTGCTGCTGCTGGCCATCGCGGATGACGCGGCCGGTCTGATCATCCTCGCCGTCTTCTACCCGTCCGGCGAGCTCGCGCCGTCCTGGCTGCTGGTCTCGCTCGCCGCGGCGATCCTTGTCTTCGTCCTCGCCAACTGGCTGCCGCGCAAGCTCGACACGGGCAAGCAGGACAGGCCGGCCTCCACCTGGGTACGCACGACGCTCAGCTTCTGGCCCTACGCGCTGGCGGCCTGCATCAGCTGGTACGGCTTCATGCGCTCGGGCCTGCATCCCGCGCTCGGCCTGCTGCCGATCGTTCCGACGATACCGCACGCAGACCGCGCCTTTGGACTTTTCTCGGAAGCCGAACAGTATCTGACCGATCTCCTGAACCAGATCGAGCACGCGCTGAAACACCCAGTCGAGATCATCCTCTTCTTTTTCGGCCTCTTCAACGCGGGCGTGGAGTTCTCGTCCATCGGGCCGGCCACCTGGCTCGTGCTGCTGGGCCTGATCGTCGGCAAGCCGCTCGGGATCTTCCTCTTCGGCTGGGTCGCGGCGAATCCGCTCAGGCTCGGACTGCCGCAGGGCATGAGAAGCATCGATCTCGTCGTGGTGGGCTGTGTCGCCGCCATCGGGTTCACCGTGTCGCTCTTCGTAGCCTCCGTGGCCTTCGCGCCGGGCGCCGTTCAGGACGCCGCCAAGATGGGCGCGCTGTTCAGTTTCGTCGCCGCGATCATCTCGATCGTCGTGGGCAGGCTCTGCAGGGTGGAGAAACAGACCAACTGAGGCGGCGCGACCTGTTGCACTGCGGTCAGGGTCTGTCGCTTTAGGTCTGGCGCCCGCCACAGCAGCTATTGGTCGTTGTGTTTTTGTCTAGCTTCCGGACATAATACTGCCAAACTCGGAAGATAATCCGTCAAAAAGCACCCCGGGAACCGGGACCCGCCAAAGTGGCCGGAGGCAGAAGGCGCCGGAGCAGCAGAATGCTTGAGTTCGAGAACGTCTCAAAGTCCTTCTGGACGGGCAGTCAGCACAAGGTGATCCTCGACCGCGTGTCATTCCGCGTCGAGCTCGGCAGATCGCTCGGGATCCTCGCGCCGAACGGGACTGGAAAGACCACATTGGTCAACATGATCGCCGGGCTGGAGAAACCCGACGAAGGCGAGATCCGGCGCGGCTGCAACATTTCCTTTCCGCTGGGGTTCATGGGCGGGGTCAGCAACCGCGTCTCGGCGATGGAAAACGCGCGCTACATCGCGCGCCTTTACGGGCTCGACCCCGACTACGTCGAAGCCTATTGCCGGTGGTTGTGCAATCTCGAGGAATATTTCGACCAGCCGGTCGGGACCTATTCATCGGGTATGCGCGCCCGGTTCTGCTTTGCGCTGATGCTGGCGCTGGATTTCGACATGTACCTGATCGACGAGGGGATGCCGACGACCACGGATGTCGCCTTCAACCGCAAGGCAGGCGCCCTGCTGGCCGAGCGGCTCAAGACGACGACCACCGTGATCGTTTCGCACAACCCCGAAGTGCTGGAAAAATTCGCCGTGTCCGCGGCAGTCCTGATAGAAGGCAGGCTGCACATGTTCGACACCCTGCAGGAAGCAAAACAG encodes:
- a CDS encoding Na+/H+ antiporter NhaA; translated protein: MYRVWNFLTNYSLLLIFGALVALVWANIDAESYHHVVEFVIWDHAPIGHLHDGHRTLTAHYLVNDLLMAFFFAIAAKEVWEAVILKEGSLRGKKAATPLIATAGGMFGPIAVYLGLAMVLGSETYSAVANGWAIPTATDIAFSYLVGRIVFGAGHPAVRFLLLLAIADDAAGLIILAVFYPSGELAPSWLLVSLAAAILVFVLANWLPRKLDTGKQDRPASTWVRTTLSFWPYALAACISWYGFMRSGLHPALGLLPIVPTIPHADRAFGLFSEAEQYLTDLLNQIEHALKHPVEIILFFFGLFNAGVEFSSIGPATWLVLLGLIVGKPLGIFLFGWVAANPLRLGLPQGMRSIDLVVVGCVAAIGFTVSLFVASVAFAPGAVQDAAKMGALFSFVAAIISIVVGRLCRVEKQTN
- a CDS encoding ABC transporter ATP-binding protein, which gives rise to MLEFENVSKSFWTGSQHKVILDRVSFRVELGRSLGILAPNGTGKTTLVNMIAGLEKPDEGEIRRGCNISFPLGFMGGVSNRVSAMENARYIARLYGLDPDYVEAYCRWLCNLEEYFDQPVGTYSSGMRARFCFALMLALDFDMYLIDEGMPTTTDVAFNRKAGALLAERLKTTTTVIVSHNPEVLEKFAVSAAVLIEGRLHMFDTLQEAKQLYDYQTQG